A window of bacterium genomic DNA:
TGACGAGATAATTTCTTCTGATGAAATAAAGAGGATAATAAGAAAAGAGACAATTAACTGTAATATATTCCCTGTTCTTTGTGGAGCATCATTTAAAAACAAGGGCGTTCAGCCACTTATGGATGCAATTGTTAACTTTCTTCCCTCACCCGTTGACATTTCCTCAATTGTGGGAATAAATCCAAAAAATAATGAATATGAGGAGCGTCAGGCATCTGATGATGAGCCTTTATCCTCCCTTTTATTTAAGATAGCATCAGACCCATTTGCAGGAAACCTTATATATATCCGTGTCTACTCAGGACATCTTGATGTTGGAAAGACCCTTTATAATACAACAAAGGATAAGAATGAAAGGATAACAAAAATCTTCAGGGTTCATGCAAACAAGAGGGAGGAGATAAAAAGGCTACATTGTGGCGAGATAGGTGCGATTGTTGGTCTTAAAGAGGCATCAACGGGTGATACATTGACAAGCCCAGAATACCCAATACTCCTTGAAAGTATGCACTTTCCAGAGCCTGTTATCTCTATGGCAATTACACCTGCGACAGTTAAAGACGAAGAAAAGATGAGTATTTCTATAAACAAGCTCATTACAGAAGACCCAACATTCAAGATGACATTTAATAAAGAGACAGGACAGAGCATTATATGGGGAATGGGAGAGCTTCATTTAGAGATAATGGTAGAGAGGCTTTATCGGGAATTTGGTGTTGAGCTTAAAACAAGCCCTCCTCAGGTTGCCTATAAGGAAACCATCAAAAGAAAGACAGAATCAGAGGGAAGGTATATCAAGCAATCGGGTGGAAGGGGTCAATATGGCCATGTAATAATAACAATGGAGCCAGCAGAGGCTGGTTGTGGAATTGAGTTTGTTGACAAAATCATTCAGGGAAGGATTCCAAGGGAGTATATTCCTTCTATCAAGAAGGGAGTGGAAGAGGCAGCAACAAACGGTGTTCTTGGTGGATTCCCCGTTGTTGATGTAAAGGTTACATTGCACGATGGCTCATTCCATGAGGTAGATTCATCTGATATTGCCTTTCGCAATGCGGCTGTAATTGCCTTTCGTGATGGAATGAAAAAGGCAGAACCAATTCTTTTAGAGCCAATAATGAAGATAGAGATAACAACGCCAGAGGATTATCTTGGTGATGTTATAGGTGATATAAACAAAAAGAGGGCAAGAATCCTTGATATGGAAACAAAGGGAGATGGAAGGATAATAAAGGCAGAAATTCCCCTTTGCTCTATGTTTGGCTATGCTACAATTCTTCGCTCAATAACACAAGGAAGGGGCATATATACAATGGAATTCTCCAATTATGAGCAAGTTCCAGCTGAAATACAGAAGGAGATTTTAAAATGAATAAAGAAAAGGTAAGGATAGTGCTTAAGGCATTTGACCATAGAATCCTTGATAAATCAACAAGGGAGATAGTTGATATAGTCAAGAGGACAGGAGCAACCTGTATTGGACCAATTCCACTTCCTACAAAAATCTCAAGGTATACGGTATTGAGGTCTACAAATATTGATAAGAAATCCCGTGAGCAATTTGAGATAAGGGTTCACAAAAGGGTTGTTGATATTACAGACCCTACAAATGAGACAATATCAAGCCTGATGGACCTTAATCTTCCAGCAGGCGTTGATGTTGAGATAAAGAAATGAGCGGATTATTAGGGAAAAAGATTGGGATGACACAGGTTTTTCTGGAAGGAAAGGTTGTTCCAGCAACAGCCATATCAGCTGGTCCCTGCTTTGTTGTTAATACAAGGACAAAGGAAAAGAATGGATATAATGCAATTCAATTGGGATATGGAGAAGATAAAAGACCAGGTGTTCCAAAAAGGG
This region includes:
- the fusA gene encoding elongation factor G — encoded protein: MTRDIPIEKIRNIGIMAHIDAGKTTTTERILYYTGRTYKIGEVDEGTTVMDWMEQEQERGITITSAATTCFFKGHQINIIDTPGHVDFTIEVERSLRVLDGAIAIFCAVGGVQPQTETVWRQADRYRIPRIAFINKMDRAGADMDKVVDMMKKRLSGKPVLIQIPYGAESEFKGVIDLIEKKLIVWEDEEGIAYKKIDIPKPLQEKVEMAHHKLIETISEYSEEIMEKYLSDEIISSDEIKRIIRKETINCNIFPVLCGASFKNKGVQPLMDAIVNFLPSPVDISSIVGINPKNNEYEERQASDDEPLSSLLFKIASDPFAGNLIYIRVYSGHLDVGKTLYNTTKDKNERITKIFRVHANKREEIKRLHCGEIGAIVGLKEASTGDTLTSPEYPILLESMHFPEPVISMAITPATVKDEEKMSISINKLITEDPTFKMTFNKETGQSIIWGMGELHLEIMVERLYREFGVELKTSPPQVAYKETIKRKTESEGRYIKQSGGRGQYGHVIITMEPAEAGCGIEFVDKIIQGRIPREYIPSIKKGVEEAATNGVLGGFPVVDVKVTLHDGSFHEVDSSDIAFRNAAVIAFRDGMKKAEPILLEPIMKIEITTPEDYLGDVIGDINKKRARILDMETKGDGRIIKAEIPLCSMFGYATILRSITQGRGIYTMEFSNYEQVPAEIQKEILK
- the rpsJ gene encoding 30S ribosomal protein S10, which gives rise to MNKEKVRIVLKAFDHRILDKSTREIVDIVKRTGATCIGPIPLPTKISRYTVLRSTNIDKKSREQFEIRVHKRVVDITDPTNETISSLMDLNLPAGVDVEIKK
- a CDS encoding 50S ribosomal protein L3 produces the protein MSGLLGKKIGMTQVFLEGKVVPATAISAGPCFVVNTRTKEKNGYNAIQLGYGEDKRPGVPKRGYFKKQGLSCKKHLMEFRGEFDYKIGDKIGADIFKENEIVKVSAVSKGKGFQGVV